One stretch of Rattus norvegicus strain BN/NHsdMcwi chromosome 12, GRCr8, whole genome shotgun sequence DNA includes these proteins:
- the Camsap3 gene encoding calmodulin-regulated spectrin-associated protein 3 isoform X10 yields the protein MVEAAPAGSGPLRRTFLVPEIKSLDQYDFSRAKAAASLAWVLRAAFGGAEHVPPELWEPFYTDQYAQEHVKPPVTRLLLSAELYCRAWRQALPQLEPSPSPSALLALLARRGTVPSLPEHPVREADLKHQPILMGAHLAVIDALMVAFSFEWTKTLPGPLALSSLEHKLLFWVDTTVRRLQEKTEQEATQRASPAAPLDGASPAQPSCPTRWYWKLVPIRYRKDRAIARRAPCFPNVTTLQDLASGAALAATIHCYCPQLLRLEEVCLKDPMSVADSLYNLQLVQDFCASHLPRGCPLSLEDLLYVPPPLKVNLVVLLAEMYMCFEVLKPDFVQAKDLPDGHAVSPRNTETVPSQNNSGSSSPVFNFRHPLLSPGGPQSPLRGSTGSLKSSPSMSHMEALGKAWNRQLSDVDVVMGDPVLLRSVSSDSLGPPRPALTSSRNSAQPPPESGDLPTIEEALQIIHSAEPRLLPDGAADGSFYLHSPEGLSKPPLASPYPPEGASKPLSDGLNKAPIYISHPENPSKPSPCSAGETLKPPPPSEGSPKAVASSPAANNSEVKMTSFAERKKQLVKAEAESGTGSPTSTPVAPEALSSEMSELGARLEEKRRAIEAQKRRIEAIFAKHRQRLGKSAFLQVQPREAAGEAEEEAELGSVPGGERPAGEGQGEPSSRPKSVTFSPDLGPIPPEGLGDYNRAVSKLSAALSSLQRDMQRLTDQQQRLLAPPEAPGPAPPPAAWVIPGPATGPKAASPSPARRAPAARRSPGPGPSPTPRSPKHARPAELKLAPLTRVLTPPHDVDSLPHLRKFSPSQVPVQTRSSILLSEGTPPEEPTTKPALIEIPLASLGEPAAEEEGDGSPPGAEDSLEEEASSEGEPRSGLGFFYKDEDKPEDEMAQKRASLLERQQRRAEEARRRKQWQEAEKEQKREEAARLAQEEAPGLALSAPVAPAAPVATLAPATRAMAPAEEEVGPRRGDFTRLEYERRAQLKLMDDLDKVLRPRASGTGGPGRGGRRATRPRSGCCDDSALARSPARGLLGSRLSKVYSQSTLSLSTVANEAPNNLGVKRSTSRAPSPSGLMSPSRLPGSRERDWENGSNASSPASVPEYTGPRLYKEPSAKSNKFIIHNALSHCCLAGKVNEPQKNRILEEIEKSKANHFLILFRDSSCQFRALYTLSGETEELSRLAGYGPRTVTPAMVEGIYKYNSDRKRFTQIPAKTMSMSVDAFTIQGHLWQSKKPTTPKKGGGTPK from the exons ATGGTGGAAGCGGCGCCCGCGGGGTCCGGGCCACTGCGGAGGACTTTCTTGGTCCCCGAGATCAAGTCATTGGACCAGTACGATTTCTCTAGAGCCAAGGCGGCGGCGAGTCTGGCGTGGGTGCTGCGGGCCGCATTCGGGGGAGCAG AGCATGTGCCCCCGGAGCTGTGGGAACCCTTCTACACCGACCAGTACGCACAGGAGCATGTGAAGCCCCCAGTGACGCGGCTGCTGCTCTCTGCAGAACTCTACTGCCGGGCCTGGCGTCAGGCACTGCCACAGCTCgagccatcccccagcccctctgcACTGCTGGCCTTGCTGGCGAGGAGGGGCACGGTGCCCTCGCTACCTGAGCACCCAGTGCGTGAGGCTGACCTGAAACACCAGCCAATCCTCATG GGAGCCCACCTAGCTGTCATCGATGCGCTCATGGTTGCCTTCTCATTTGAGTGGACAAAGACCCTGCCTGGTCCCTTGGCTCTGAGCAGTTTGGAGCACAAACTCCTTTTCTGGGTAGACACA ACTGTTCGGCGGCTGCAGGAGAAGACAGAACAAGAAGCAACCCAGCGTGCATCTCCTGCAGCTCCTCTGGATGGGGCTTCTCCGGCCCAGCCCTCG TGCCCCACACGCTGGTACTGGAAGCTGGTTCCT ATTCGATACCGCAAGGACCGTGCCATTGCCCGGAGGGCCCCCTGCTTTCCAAATGTGACTACCCTTCAGGACCTGGCCAGTGGAGCAGCACTGGCTGCCACCATCCACTGCTATTGTCCCCAGCTATTACGACTTGAGG AGGTGTGCCTCAAGGACCCCATGTCTGTGGCAGACAGTCTCTACAACCTCCAGCTGGTACAAGACTTCTGTGCCTCCCATCTTCCTCGGGGCTGCCCCCTATCCCTTGAAGACTTACTCTATGTCCCACCGCCCCTCAAG GTCAATCTGGTGGTGCTGTTGGCTGAGATGTATATGTGCTTTGAGGTTCTGAAGCCTGATTTTGTTCAGGCCAAAGACTTGCCTGACGGACATG CTGTCTCCCCCCGGAATACCGAGACTGTACCATCTCAGAACAACAGCGGCAGCAG TTCTCCTGTCTTCAACTTCCGTCACCCGCTACTGTCACCTGGTGGTCCCCAGTCCCCACTCCGAGGATCCACAG GCTCCCTGAAGTCATCTCCATCCATGTCTCACATGGAGGCTCTTGGCAAAGCCTGGAACCGTCAGCTTAG CGATGTGGATGTCGTCATGGGAGATCCTGTCCTGCTCCGCTCCGTCAGTTCAGACAGTCTGGGTCCCCCACGTCCTGCGTTGACATCATCGCGGAATTCTGCCCAGCCACCCCCAGAATCTGGAGACCTACCCACAATTGAGGAGGCCCTGCAGATCATTCACAGCGCCGAGCCCCGCCTGCTCCCTGACGGGGCTGCTGATGGCAGTTTCTACCTCCATTCTCCTGAGGGTCTCTCCAAACCACCACTGGCCTCCCCCTATCCTCCCGAAGGAGCCTCAAAGCCACTGTCTGATGGGCTTAACAAAGCACCCATCTATATATCCCACCCTGAGAACCCTTCAAAACCATCTCCCTGCTCAGCAGGAGAGACACTGAAACCACCGCCCCCGTCTGAGGGGTCCCCGAAAGCTGTGGCTTCATCTCCAGCAGCCAACAACTCGGAAGTGAAGATGACCAGTTTTGCTGAGCGAAAGAAGCAGCTGGTGAAGGCTGAGGCTGAATCGGGAACGGGGTCTCCAACATCCACTCCCGTAGCGCCTGAGGCCTTGAGCTCGGAGATGAGCGAGCTGGGTGCCCGGCTGGAGGAGAAGCGCAGAGCCATCGAGGCTCAGAAGCGACGCATTGAGGCTATCTTTGCCAAGCACAGGCAGAGACTGGGCAAGAGCGCTTTCCTGCAGGTGCAGCCTCGGGAGGCTGCAGGGGAGGCTGAGGAGGAAGCTGAGCTGGGCTCAGTTCCTGGTGGGGAACGGCCAGCAGGTGAAGGCCAGGGTGAGCCATCCTCGAGACCTAAGTCAGTTACCTTCTCTCCAGATCTGGGCCCGATTCCCCCAGAAGGACTGGGGGATTACAACCGAGCAGTCAGTAAGCTGAGTGCTGCtttgagctctctgcagcgggaCATGCAGAGGCTCACAGACCAGCAACAGCGGCTTCTAGCCCCTCCAGAGGCTCCTGGACCTGCCCCACCACCTGCAGCCTGGGTCATTCCTGGACCTGCCACTGGGCCTAAAGCAGCATCCCCCAGCCCTGCCCGTCGCGCCCCAGCTGCCCGACGTAGCCCAGGGCCAGGCCCCAGCCCAACTCCCCGTAGTCCAAAACATGCAAGGCCGGCAGAGCTGAAGCTTGCACCTTTGACAAGGGTACTCACACCACCCCATGATGTAGACAGCCTCCCCCACCTACGCAAGTTTTCACCCAGCCAGGTGCCTGTACAGACTCGATCCTCTATCCTCCTGTCGGAGGGGACACCTCCCGAGGAGCCCACCACCAAGCCTGCCCTCATCGAGATCCCTCTAGCCAGCCTGGGGGAGCCTGctgctgaggaggaaggagatgggagcCCCCCTGGGGCTGAGGATTCCTTAGAGGAAGAGGCATCTTCTGAGGGAGAGCCCCGATCGGGGCTTGGATTCTTTTATAAG GACGAAGACAAGCCTGAGGATGAGATGGCTCAAAAGCGGGCTAGCCTGCTTGAGCGGCAGCAGAGGCGGGCAGAGGAGGCCCGGCGGCGGAAACAgtggcaggaggcagagaaggagcaGAAACGGGAGGAGGCCGCGAG GCTGGCTCAGGAGGAGGCTCCGGGCTTGGCCCTTTCAGCTCCCGTAGCCCCTGCTGCTCCGGTGGCCACCTTGGCTCCTGCTACCCGAGCCATGGCCCCAGCTGAGGAAGAGGTGGGCCCCCGACGTGGGGACTTCACAAGACTTGAGTATGAGCGTCGGGCACAACTGAAGCTGATGGATGACCTTGATAAGGTGCTACGGCCCCGGGCCTCAGGGACCGGGGGACCAGGGCGGGGCGGGCGCAGGGCCACCCGGCCACGCTCTGGTTGCTGTGATGACTCGGCCTTGGCACGAAGCCCAGCCCGCGGCCTGCTGG GCTCCCGGCTCAGCAAGGTCTATTCCCAGTCCACACTGTCTCTGTCTACTGTGGCCAATGAGGCTCCCAATAACCTTGGTGTGAAGAGGTCCACGTCTCG GGCCCCTTCTCCATCAGGCCTCATGTCGCCCAGCCGCCTGCCTGGCAGTCGAGAACGTGACTGGGAGAATGGGAGCAATGCTTCCTCCCCAGCATCAGTGCCTGAGTACACAG GTCCCCGACTCTACAAAGAACCCAGCGCCAAGTCCAACAAGTTCATCATCCACAATGCCCTGTCACACTGCTGCCTGGCAGGCAAGGTGAATGAGCCGCAGAAGAACAGAATTCTAGAG GAAATCGAGAAGAGCAAGGCCAACCACTTCCTGATTCTCTTCCGGGACTCAAGCTGCCAGTTTCGTGCCCTCTACACTCTGTCTGGGGAGACGGAGGAGCTGTCCAGGCTGGCAGGCTATGGGCCTCGCACGGTCACCCCTGCCATGGTCGAAGGCATCTACAAGTACAACTCGGACCGCAAACGGTTCACCCAGATCCCCGCCAAGACCATGTCTATGAGTGTAGATGCCTTCACTATCCAGGGACACCTTTGGCAAAGCAAGAAGCCCACCACACCCAAGAAGGGCGGTGGCACCCCCAAATAG
- the Camsap3 gene encoding calmodulin-regulated spectrin-associated protein 3 isoform X11 has product MVEAAPAGSGPLRRTFLVPEIKSLDQYDFSRAKAAASLAWVLRAAFGGAEHVPPELWEPFYTDQYAQEHVKPPVTRLLLSAELYCRAWRQALPQLEPSPSPSALLALLARRGTVPSLPEHPVREADLKHQPILMGAHLAVIDALMVAFSFEWTKTLPGPLALSSLEHKLLFWVDTTVRRLQEKTEQEATQRASPAAPLDGASPAQPSIRYRKDRAIARRAPCFPNVTTLQDLASGAALAATIHCYCPQLLRLEEVCLKDPMSVADSLYNLQLVQDFCASHLPRGCPLSLEDLLYVPPPLKVNLVVLLAEMYMCFEVLKPDFVQAKDLPDGHAVSPRNTETVPSQNNSGSSSPVFNFRHPLLSPGGPQSPLRGSTGSLKSSPSMSHMEALGKAWNRQLSDVDVVMGDPVLLRSVSSDSLGPPRPALTSSRNSAQPPPESGDLPTIEEALQIIHSAEPRLLPDGAADGSFYLHSPEGLSKPPLASPYPPEGASKPLSDGLNKAPIYISHPENPSKPSPCSAGETLKPPPPSEGSPKAVASSPAANNSEVKMTSFAERKKQLVKAEAESGTGSPTSTPVAPEALSSEMSELGARLEEKRRAIEAQKRRIEAIFAKHRQRLGKSAFLQVQPREAAGEAEEEAELGSVPGGERPAGEGQGEPSSRPKSVTFSPDLGPIPPEGLGDYNRAVSKLSAALSSLQRDMQRLTDQQQRLLAPPEAPGPAPPPAAWVIPGPATGPKAASPSPARRAPAARRSPGPGPSPTPRSPKHARPAELKLAPLTRVLTPPHDVDSLPHLRKFSPSQVPVQTRSSILLSEGTPPEEPTTKPALIEIPLASLGEPAAEEEGDGSPPGAEDSLEEEASSEGEPRSGLGFFYKDEDKPEDEMAQKRASLLERQQRRAEEARRRKQWQEAEKEQKREEAARLAQEEAPGLALSAPVAPAAPVATLAPATRAMAPAEEEVGPRRGDFTRLEYERRAQLKLMDDLDKVLRPRASGTGGPGRGGRRATRPRSGCCDDSALARSPARGLLGSRLSKVYSQSTLSLSTVANEAPNNLGVKRSTSRAPSPSGLMSPSRLPGSRERDWENGSNASSPASVPEYTGPRLYKEPSAKSNKFIIHNALSHCCLAGKVNEPQKNRILEEIEKSKANHFLILFRDSSCQFRALYTLSGETEELSRLAGYGPRTVTPAMVEGIYKYNSDRKRFTQIPAKTMSMSVDAFTIQGHLWQSKKPTTPKKGGGTPK; this is encoded by the exons ATGGTGGAAGCGGCGCCCGCGGGGTCCGGGCCACTGCGGAGGACTTTCTTGGTCCCCGAGATCAAGTCATTGGACCAGTACGATTTCTCTAGAGCCAAGGCGGCGGCGAGTCTGGCGTGGGTGCTGCGGGCCGCATTCGGGGGAGCAG AGCATGTGCCCCCGGAGCTGTGGGAACCCTTCTACACCGACCAGTACGCACAGGAGCATGTGAAGCCCCCAGTGACGCGGCTGCTGCTCTCTGCAGAACTCTACTGCCGGGCCTGGCGTCAGGCACTGCCACAGCTCgagccatcccccagcccctctgcACTGCTGGCCTTGCTGGCGAGGAGGGGCACGGTGCCCTCGCTACCTGAGCACCCAGTGCGTGAGGCTGACCTGAAACACCAGCCAATCCTCATG GGAGCCCACCTAGCTGTCATCGATGCGCTCATGGTTGCCTTCTCATTTGAGTGGACAAAGACCCTGCCTGGTCCCTTGGCTCTGAGCAGTTTGGAGCACAAACTCCTTTTCTGGGTAGACACA ACTGTTCGGCGGCTGCAGGAGAAGACAGAACAAGAAGCAACCCAGCGTGCATCTCCTGCAGCTCCTCTGGATGGGGCTTCTCCGGCCCAGCCCTCG ATTCGATACCGCAAGGACCGTGCCATTGCCCGGAGGGCCCCCTGCTTTCCAAATGTGACTACCCTTCAGGACCTGGCCAGTGGAGCAGCACTGGCTGCCACCATCCACTGCTATTGTCCCCAGCTATTACGACTTGAGG AGGTGTGCCTCAAGGACCCCATGTCTGTGGCAGACAGTCTCTACAACCTCCAGCTGGTACAAGACTTCTGTGCCTCCCATCTTCCTCGGGGCTGCCCCCTATCCCTTGAAGACTTACTCTATGTCCCACCGCCCCTCAAG GTCAATCTGGTGGTGCTGTTGGCTGAGATGTATATGTGCTTTGAGGTTCTGAAGCCTGATTTTGTTCAGGCCAAAGACTTGCCTGACGGACATG CTGTCTCCCCCCGGAATACCGAGACTGTACCATCTCAGAACAACAGCGGCAGCAG TTCTCCTGTCTTCAACTTCCGTCACCCGCTACTGTCACCTGGTGGTCCCCAGTCCCCACTCCGAGGATCCACAG GCTCCCTGAAGTCATCTCCATCCATGTCTCACATGGAGGCTCTTGGCAAAGCCTGGAACCGTCAGCTTAG CGATGTGGATGTCGTCATGGGAGATCCTGTCCTGCTCCGCTCCGTCAGTTCAGACAGTCTGGGTCCCCCACGTCCTGCGTTGACATCATCGCGGAATTCTGCCCAGCCACCCCCAGAATCTGGAGACCTACCCACAATTGAGGAGGCCCTGCAGATCATTCACAGCGCCGAGCCCCGCCTGCTCCCTGACGGGGCTGCTGATGGCAGTTTCTACCTCCATTCTCCTGAGGGTCTCTCCAAACCACCACTGGCCTCCCCCTATCCTCCCGAAGGAGCCTCAAAGCCACTGTCTGATGGGCTTAACAAAGCACCCATCTATATATCCCACCCTGAGAACCCTTCAAAACCATCTCCCTGCTCAGCAGGAGAGACACTGAAACCACCGCCCCCGTCTGAGGGGTCCCCGAAAGCTGTGGCTTCATCTCCAGCAGCCAACAACTCGGAAGTGAAGATGACCAGTTTTGCTGAGCGAAAGAAGCAGCTGGTGAAGGCTGAGGCTGAATCGGGAACGGGGTCTCCAACATCCACTCCCGTAGCGCCTGAGGCCTTGAGCTCGGAGATGAGCGAGCTGGGTGCCCGGCTGGAGGAGAAGCGCAGAGCCATCGAGGCTCAGAAGCGACGCATTGAGGCTATCTTTGCCAAGCACAGGCAGAGACTGGGCAAGAGCGCTTTCCTGCAGGTGCAGCCTCGGGAGGCTGCAGGGGAGGCTGAGGAGGAAGCTGAGCTGGGCTCAGTTCCTGGTGGGGAACGGCCAGCAGGTGAAGGCCAGGGTGAGCCATCCTCGAGACCTAAGTCAGTTACCTTCTCTCCAGATCTGGGCCCGATTCCCCCAGAAGGACTGGGGGATTACAACCGAGCAGTCAGTAAGCTGAGTGCTGCtttgagctctctgcagcgggaCATGCAGAGGCTCACAGACCAGCAACAGCGGCTTCTAGCCCCTCCAGAGGCTCCTGGACCTGCCCCACCACCTGCAGCCTGGGTCATTCCTGGACCTGCCACTGGGCCTAAAGCAGCATCCCCCAGCCCTGCCCGTCGCGCCCCAGCTGCCCGACGTAGCCCAGGGCCAGGCCCCAGCCCAACTCCCCGTAGTCCAAAACATGCAAGGCCGGCAGAGCTGAAGCTTGCACCTTTGACAAGGGTACTCACACCACCCCATGATGTAGACAGCCTCCCCCACCTACGCAAGTTTTCACCCAGCCAGGTGCCTGTACAGACTCGATCCTCTATCCTCCTGTCGGAGGGGACACCTCCCGAGGAGCCCACCACCAAGCCTGCCCTCATCGAGATCCCTCTAGCCAGCCTGGGGGAGCCTGctgctgaggaggaaggagatgggagcCCCCCTGGGGCTGAGGATTCCTTAGAGGAAGAGGCATCTTCTGAGGGAGAGCCCCGATCGGGGCTTGGATTCTTTTATAAG GACGAAGACAAGCCTGAGGATGAGATGGCTCAAAAGCGGGCTAGCCTGCTTGAGCGGCAGCAGAGGCGGGCAGAGGAGGCCCGGCGGCGGAAACAgtggcaggaggcagagaaggagcaGAAACGGGAGGAGGCCGCGAG GCTGGCTCAGGAGGAGGCTCCGGGCTTGGCCCTTTCAGCTCCCGTAGCCCCTGCTGCTCCGGTGGCCACCTTGGCTCCTGCTACCCGAGCCATGGCCCCAGCTGAGGAAGAGGTGGGCCCCCGACGTGGGGACTTCACAAGACTTGAGTATGAGCGTCGGGCACAACTGAAGCTGATGGATGACCTTGATAAGGTGCTACGGCCCCGGGCCTCAGGGACCGGGGGACCAGGGCGGGGCGGGCGCAGGGCCACCCGGCCACGCTCTGGTTGCTGTGATGACTCGGCCTTGGCACGAAGCCCAGCCCGCGGCCTGCTGG GCTCCCGGCTCAGCAAGGTCTATTCCCAGTCCACACTGTCTCTGTCTACTGTGGCCAATGAGGCTCCCAATAACCTTGGTGTGAAGAGGTCCACGTCTCG GGCCCCTTCTCCATCAGGCCTCATGTCGCCCAGCCGCCTGCCTGGCAGTCGAGAACGTGACTGGGAGAATGGGAGCAATGCTTCCTCCCCAGCATCAGTGCCTGAGTACACAG GTCCCCGACTCTACAAAGAACCCAGCGCCAAGTCCAACAAGTTCATCATCCACAATGCCCTGTCACACTGCTGCCTGGCAGGCAAGGTGAATGAGCCGCAGAAGAACAGAATTCTAGAG GAAATCGAGAAGAGCAAGGCCAACCACTTCCTGATTCTCTTCCGGGACTCAAGCTGCCAGTTTCGTGCCCTCTACACTCTGTCTGGGGAGACGGAGGAGCTGTCCAGGCTGGCAGGCTATGGGCCTCGCACGGTCACCCCTGCCATGGTCGAAGGCATCTACAAGTACAACTCGGACCGCAAACGGTTCACCCAGATCCCCGCCAAGACCATGTCTATGAGTGTAGATGCCTTCACTATCCAGGGACACCTTTGGCAAAGCAAGAAGCCCACCACACCCAAGAAGGGCGGTGGCACCCCCAAATAG